One Candidatus Bipolaricaulota bacterium genomic region harbors:
- a CDS encoding TrkA family potassium uptake protein translates to MIVVGAGSIGTSLIDIAVKEKNNVVVVEQDPERARQVSNMYDITVLNGDATSTDTLREAGSDRADALIVTTSDDAVNLMVVSIASELKIPSIVSIVNKKEHAEFFRKLGANVMENPEEVVANHLYNAAKRPTVRDFTMLSQGDQVFRLTVKPTSPLVGRTLAESSRKGILPPTILIMSIERDGKREIPTGESTIEAGDVLTVFSLERASDELVETLTG, encoded by the coding sequence ATGATCGTTGTCGGAGCGGGGAGTATCGGGACGAGCTTGATCGACATCGCGGTCAAGGAGAAGAATAACGTCGTCGTGGTTGAGCAGGATCCGGAGCGGGCGCGCCAGGTAAGCAACATGTACGACATCACCGTGTTGAACGGGGACGCCACCTCCACCGACACCCTACGCGAGGCCGGATCGGACCGCGCTGATGCACTGATCGTGACGACGAGCGACGACGCGGTGAACCTGATGGTCGTCTCCATCGCCAGCGAGCTGAAGATCCCGTCGATCGTATCGATCGTGAACAAGAAGGAACACGCCGAGTTCTTCCGCAAGCTCGGGGCGAACGTGATGGAGAACCCGGAGGAGGTGGTAGCGAATCACCTATACAACGCGGCCAAACGCCCGACAGTGCGCGACTTCACCATGCTCTCCCAAGGGGACCAGGTCTTCCGTCTCACAGTGAAGCCGACGTCTCCCCTTGTCGGCCGTACCCTTGCCGAGAGCAGCCGGAAGGGGATCCTTCCCCCGACGATCCTGATCATGTCGATCGAGCGGGACGGAAAGCGGGAGATCCCAACCGGAGAGTCGACGATCGAAGCAGGGGACGTACTCACCGTCTTCTCCCTGGAGCGGGCGAGCGACGAGCTCGTTGAAACCCTCACCGGATGA